A DNA window from Verrucomicrobiia bacterium contains the following coding sequences:
- a CDS encoding HAD-IA family hydrolase, producing the protein MSPVTEVRAVTFDAGGTLIQPWPSVGHVYAEIAARHGHKFPGALLDQRFAKVWRGLKNFNHGRDEWAALVDQTFSGLLEPLPSETFFSELYDRFAEAEAWRIFDDAKPALDALAARGIALAIISNWDERLRPLLDKLKLAKYFDTIVISAEIGFPKPSPVIFEHTAKKLGLAPEFILHVGDSCEHDKDGAVASGYQYRVIDRQLEDPREGHIKSLAELWEV; encoded by the coding sequence ATGAGTCCGGTGACGGAAGTGAGGGCGGTGACGTTTGACGCGGGCGGGACGCTGATCCAGCCGTGGCCATCGGTCGGGCATGTTTATGCGGAAATCGCGGCGCGGCATGGGCATAAGTTTCCGGGGGCGTTGTTGGATCAGCGATTCGCGAAGGTGTGGCGCGGGTTGAAAAATTTCAATCATGGCCGTGACGAATGGGCGGCGCTGGTGGACCAGACGTTTTCGGGTTTGCTGGAGCCGTTGCCGAGCGAGACTTTTTTTTCGGAGTTGTATGATCGTTTTGCCGAGGCGGAAGCGTGGCGGATTTTTGACGATGCGAAACCGGCGCTCGACGCACTGGCGGCGCGAGGAATCGCACTGGCGATCATTTCGAATTGGGATGAGCGTTTGCGGCCATTGCTGGATAAGTTAAAACTCGCGAAATATTTTGATACAATCGTCATTTCGGCGGAGATCGGTTTTCCGAAACCTTCACCGGTGATTTTTGAGCATACGGCGAAGAAGCTGGGGCTGGCGCCGGAATTTATTTTGCACGTGGGAGACAGTTGCGAACACGACAAGGACGGAGCGGTGGCGTCGGGTTACCAGTATCGCGTGATTGACCGGCAACTGGAAGACCCGCGCGAGGGACATATCAAATCGCTGGCGGAGCTTTGGGAGGTTTAG
- a CDS encoding Gfo/Idh/MocA family oxidoreductase, translating into MNRRKFLQAGAAGLALSTLTNYAADFADQKKRVGLIGCGWYGKIDLLRLIQVAPVEVVSLCDVDSQMLGNAADLVASRQLSKKKPRTYGDYRDMLREKDLDVVLIGTPDHWHALAMIAAVQSGADIYVQKPVSADIVEGQAMLAAARKHGRVVQVGTQRRSTPHLIEARENIIKTGKLGKIGHVELCCYYGKNPNDNPPDIAPPDYLNYEMWTGPAPMRPFNRMIHPRNWRQFMEYGNGTVGDMCVHMLDLARWMLDLGWPKTVSSSGGIIMSKASKANIADTQTATFDYGDLQMVWQHRTWGEAPDPKYPWAAIFYGDKGTLKTSVWSYDFIPHNGGETIHKDVTFELEQYPEDKTEKDLEKHVAPAVRYHMKDLLSCIATRGRPVADIEEGYISSATCILANLSMKLNRTLAWDATTGKILNDDDANQLLRRPYRAPWQHPEVTTV; encoded by the coding sequence ATGAACCGGCGAAAATTCCTCCAGGCAGGCGCGGCCGGCCTCGCGCTTTCCACCCTCACCAATTACGCCGCTGACTTCGCCGATCAGAAAAAACGCGTCGGCCTCATCGGCTGCGGCTGGTATGGCAAAATTGATCTCCTGCGCCTCATCCAGGTCGCCCCCGTCGAAGTCGTTTCCCTCTGCGACGTGGATTCCCAAATGCTCGGCAACGCCGCCGACCTCGTCGCCTCACGCCAGCTTTCAAAAAAGAAACCGCGAACCTACGGCGATTACCGCGACATGCTCCGCGAAAAAGATCTCGACGTCGTCCTCATCGGCACGCCCGACCACTGGCACGCCCTCGCGATGATCGCCGCCGTTCAATCCGGCGCGGATATTTACGTTCAAAAACCCGTCAGCGCGGACATCGTCGAAGGCCAGGCCATGCTCGCCGCCGCGCGTAAACACGGCCGCGTCGTCCAGGTCGGCACGCAACGCCGCAGCACACCCCACTTGATCGAGGCGCGCGAGAACATCATCAAGACCGGCAAACTCGGAAAAATCGGCCACGTCGAACTCTGCTGTTACTACGGCAAAAATCCGAACGACAACCCGCCCGACATCGCCCCGCCCGATTATTTGAATTACGAAATGTGGACCGGCCCCGCCCCCATGCGCCCGTTCAACCGCATGATCCATCCGCGCAACTGGCGGCAATTCATGGAATACGGCAACGGAACCGTCGGCGATATGTGCGTCCACATGCTCGACCTCGCCCGCTGGATGCTCGACCTCGGCTGGCCGAAGACCGTCAGTTCCTCCGGCGGCATCATCATGAGCAAAGCCAGCAAGGCCAACATCGCCGATACCCAAACCGCCACCTTCGATTACGGCGACCTGCAAATGGTCTGGCAGCACCGCACCTGGGGCGAAGCGCCCGATCCCAAATATCCGTGGGCCGCAATTTTCTACGGCGACAAAGGCACCTTAAAAACCAGCGTGTGGAGTTATGATTTCATCCCCCACAACGGCGGCGAAACCATTCACAAAGACGTCACGTTCGAGTTGGAACAATATCCCGAAGACAAAACCGAAAAGGATTTGGAGAAACACGTCGCCCCCGCCGTTCGCTATCACATGAAAGATTTGCTGAGTTGCATCGCCACCCGCGGACGCCCCGTCGCGGACATCGAGGAAGGCTACATCTCCAGCGCCACCTGCATCCTCGCCAATCTTTCCATGAAGCTCAACCGCACCCTCGCGTGGGACGCCACCACCGGCAAAATTCTCAACGACGACGACGCCAACCAACTCCTCCGCCGCCCCTACCGCGCCCCCTGGCAACACCCCGAAGTCACCACCGTCTGA
- a CDS encoding WecB/TagA/CpsF family glycosyltransferase: protein MADLRPFERVNVLGVGLSAINLKLALLAIARALKEKTKGYICVTGVHGVMESQKDAKLRGILNRSFLNTPDGMPMVWMGKLNGHREMDRVYGPDLMLMVCEFARDNGYSHFLYGGGPGLAEELKGSLEKKFPGIKIAGTYTPPFRPLNDAEEKDLIRMVNDAKPDIIWVGLSTPKQERFMAQYQDKFAATLMFGVGAAFDFHAGRVKQAPRWMQRSGLEWFFRLCCEPKRLWRRYFRNNPLFAWGVFCQWTGLKKYVVE, encoded by the coding sequence ATGGCGGATTTGAGGCCTTTTGAACGGGTGAATGTTTTGGGTGTGGGCTTGAGCGCGATCAATTTGAAGCTCGCGCTCTTGGCTATCGCGCGGGCGCTCAAGGAGAAAACCAAGGGCTATATTTGCGTGACGGGCGTGCATGGGGTGATGGAATCGCAGAAGGACGCGAAGTTGCGCGGGATTTTGAATCGCTCGTTTTTAAATACGCCAGATGGCATGCCGATGGTGTGGATGGGCAAGCTCAATGGGCATCGCGAAATGGATCGGGTGTATGGGCCAGACCTGATGCTGATGGTGTGTGAGTTCGCGCGGGACAATGGTTACAGCCATTTTCTGTATGGCGGCGGGCCGGGATTGGCGGAGGAGTTGAAGGGGAGTTTGGAGAAAAAATTTCCGGGGATAAAAATCGCGGGGACTTACACGCCGCCGTTTCGGCCGTTGAATGACGCGGAGGAGAAGGATTTGATTCGCATGGTGAATGACGCGAAGCCGGACATCATTTGGGTGGGCTTGAGCACGCCGAAGCAGGAACGGTTCATGGCGCAGTACCAGGATAAATTCGCGGCGACGCTGATGTTCGGCGTGGGGGCGGCGTTTGATTTTCACGCGGGCCGGGTGAAGCAGGCGCCGCGGTGGATGCAACGGAGCGGGCTGGAATGGTTTTTTCGTTTGTGCTGCGAGCCGAAGCGTTTGTGGCGTCGGTATTTTAGGAATAATCCGTTGTTTGCGTGGGGGGTTTTTTGCCAGTGGACGGGGTTGAAGAAGTATGTGGTGGAGTAG
- a CDS encoding response regulator: MPNILVIDDTNDIRSVVVETLHNFGFATREATDGETGLQLALAQPPDLIICDVRMPGMDGYRTLAAIREHPVLASTPFIFLTAAMDRHDFRRGMSSGADDYLTKPFAPEELLEAVTIRLARQSELKSEMYKRADKLRTDVVHLLTQEITGPLDGIMGLTAAMIREYSALPPETVLAHARHINESVTRLTQLTKSLA; encoded by the coding sequence ATGCCGAATATTTTAGTCATTGATGACACCAACGACATCCGTTCCGTCGTCGTCGAAACCCTCCACAATTTCGGCTTCGCCACCCGCGAAGCCACCGACGGCGAAACCGGCCTTCAACTCGCCCTCGCCCAACCGCCCGACCTCATCATCTGCGATGTCCGCATGCCCGGCATGGATGGCTACCGCACCCTCGCCGCCATTCGCGAACATCCCGTGCTCGCGAGCACGCCCTTTATTTTTCTCACCGCCGCGATGGACCGCCACGATTTTCGCCGCGGCATGTCCTCCGGCGCGGACGATTACCTCACCAAACCGTTCGCGCCCGAAGAACTCCTCGAAGCCGTCACCATCCGCCTCGCGCGCCAATCCGAATTGAAATCGGAAATGTACAAACGCGCCGATAAATTGCGCACCGACGTCGTCCACCTCCTCACCCAGGAAATAACCGGCCCGCTCGACGGCATCATGGGCCTCACCGCCGCCATGATCCGCGAATACTCCGCCCTGCCGCCCGAAACCGTCCTCGCCCACGCCCGCCACATCAACGAATCCGTCACCCGCCTGACCCAACTCACCAAAAGTTTGGCCTAA
- a CDS encoding mechanosensitive ion channel family protein, translating into MWLEVLADVGSVVAAEWPNGMERDFSTLWDELFSTNTLYGDILWAVVIGFIAWSVGRASGLMFQRMQQHPKYMPSDRTAIGFLAQFARLCIYMFAFVTWAQLIPALKGIGTAWLASVGVVSVVLGLAAQNTLGNLIAGIALILYRPFNIGDRLQVTAPSGLETGIVESLNLGYTVLRTADNRRIVIPNSAMASQTSVNLSLTDERTICLVPFRLTHEADVDKARKILVDLANQTQRVLEVQSCPMTDLSSTSVTLTLRVWVADPKAATEVKNELLEAGKRKFGEAGVELFRFKGV; encoded by the coding sequence GTGTGGCTTGAGGTTTTGGCGGATGTCGGTAGTGTGGTGGCGGCTGAGTGGCCGAATGGAATGGAACGAGATTTTTCTACGTTGTGGGACGAGTTGTTTAGCACGAATACGCTTTATGGCGATATTTTGTGGGCGGTGGTCATTGGATTTATCGCGTGGTCGGTGGGGCGGGCGTCGGGTTTGATGTTTCAACGGATGCAGCAGCATCCGAAATATATGCCGTCGGACCGGACGGCGATCGGGTTTCTGGCGCAGTTCGCGCGGTTGTGCATTTACATGTTCGCGTTCGTGACGTGGGCGCAACTCATCCCGGCGTTGAAGGGGATCGGCACGGCGTGGCTGGCGAGCGTGGGGGTGGTGTCGGTGGTGCTGGGTCTCGCGGCGCAAAATACTTTGGGGAATCTGATCGCGGGGATCGCGCTGATATTGTATCGCCCGTTCAACATTGGCGACCGGTTGCAGGTGACGGCGCCGTCGGGTTTGGAAACGGGGATCGTGGAGAGTTTGAATTTGGGTTACACGGTGTTGCGGACGGCGGACAACCGGCGCATCGTGATTCCGAACAGCGCGATGGCGAGCCAGACTTCGGTGAATCTTTCGCTGACGGATGAGCGGACGATTTGCCTGGTTCCGTTTCGGTTGACGCACGAGGCGGATGTGGATAAGGCGCGAAAGATTCTGGTGGATCTGGCGAATCAAACTCAGCGGGTGTTGGAGGTGCAGAGTTGTCCGATGACGGATTTGAGCAGCACGAGTGTGACGCTGACGTTGCGGGTATGGGTCGCGGACCCGAAGGCGGCGACGGAGGTGAAGAATGAATTGTTGGAGGCGGGGAAGCGGAAGTTTGGGGAGGCGGGGGTGGAGTTGTTTAGGTTTAAGGGGGTGTAG
- a CDS encoding ABC transporter permease subunit — protein MRTRLMTAGSGVVVVCLFLLFSGLMGSRGPGSALHRILFFGGLYLSLLPALRISVGLFSDERRNQTLELLYLTGIGAWELFLGKLLGGLLVASSDLLALMPMLAVPFFSGGLSANLFVATIACWPALLLFTVAVGVVGSVLCREDGAAFVCAVVVGVVICVAVPLPYYCGIFTSGLAPFSARWLCLSPAYGAYLVGMNFYGGTVGRFWLATGVSLGWTLLCLGFAAVWLNGHWRDTEARDLAVGGWRGKWMGLTRGSVAWRARVRRRALAENAFQWLAEQDRRPVLLVWGFVGVLAGLWLVAWSAWPDFWGKPIGFYVTTAMALAGIGLVETYAAARAIGIERRQGSLELLLTTSLTPEDVVEGQVAATRAQFRPVRTAMLGLCVAMTIGGLLLRPLTMTAVISYLLVWSFFYMLCLKFTTDKIFVGMWVGLNTGRPIMAVVRRRKNQFQWWYWIFWVGNFGSLLTWLRLNRFPTGSIAELLVVGLMTLVVVALVIARKFSPVATPLRGRLLNEMRSIARTPLPDSNDPALRKWTVEERAPVTLSARSYFERALTLMGRKLGRRWGQLQYRLRGRS, from the coding sequence GTGAGGACGCGGCTCATGACGGCGGGTTCGGGGGTGGTGGTGGTGTGTTTGTTTCTGTTGTTTTCCGGGTTGATGGGGTCGCGCGGGCCGGGAAGTGCGTTGCATCGGATTTTATTTTTTGGCGGGCTTTATTTGTCACTGTTGCCGGCGTTGCGGATCAGTGTGGGTTTGTTCAGCGACGAGCGGCGCAATCAGACTTTGGAGTTGTTGTATCTGACGGGCATTGGCGCGTGGGAATTGTTTTTGGGAAAGTTGCTGGGGGGATTGCTGGTGGCGTCGTCGGATTTGCTGGCGCTGATGCCGATGCTGGCGGTGCCGTTTTTTAGCGGCGGTTTGTCGGCGAATTTATTTGTGGCGACGATTGCGTGCTGGCCGGCGTTGTTGTTGTTCACGGTGGCAGTGGGGGTGGTGGGGTCGGTTTTGTGCCGGGAGGATGGGGCGGCGTTTGTTTGCGCGGTGGTGGTTGGGGTGGTGATTTGCGTGGCGGTTCCGCTGCCGTATTATTGCGGGATTTTCACGTCGGGCCTGGCGCCGTTTTCAGCGCGCTGGTTGTGTTTGAGCCCGGCGTACGGGGCGTATTTGGTGGGGATGAATTTTTACGGGGGAACGGTGGGGAGGTTTTGGCTGGCGACGGGGGTGAGCCTGGGGTGGACGTTGTTGTGCCTGGGGTTCGCGGCGGTGTGGCTGAATGGGCATTGGCGGGACACGGAGGCGCGGGATTTGGCGGTGGGCGGCTGGCGCGGGAAATGGATGGGGCTGACGCGGGGTTCGGTGGCGTGGCGGGCGAGGGTGCGGCGGCGCGCGCTGGCGGAAAACGCGTTTCAATGGCTGGCGGAACAGGATAGGCGTCCGGTGCTGCTGGTGTGGGGGTTTGTGGGGGTTCTCGCGGGATTGTGGCTGGTGGCGTGGTCGGCGTGGCCGGATTTTTGGGGAAAGCCGATCGGTTTTTATGTGACGACGGCGATGGCGTTGGCGGGAATCGGATTGGTCGAAACATACGCGGCGGCGCGGGCGATTGGAATTGAGCGGAGGCAGGGGTCGCTGGAGTTATTGCTGACGACGAGCTTGACGCCGGAGGATGTGGTCGAGGGGCAGGTGGCGGCGACGCGGGCGCAGTTCCGGCCGGTGCGCACGGCGATGCTGGGATTGTGCGTGGCGATGACGATTGGGGGATTGCTGTTGCGTCCGTTGACGATGACGGCGGTGATTTCCTATTTACTGGTGTGGAGTTTTTTTTACATGTTGTGTTTGAAATTTACGACCGACAAAATTTTCGTGGGGATGTGGGTGGGCTTGAATACGGGCAGGCCGATCATGGCGGTGGTTCGGCGGAGGAAGAATCAATTTCAATGGTGGTATTGGATTTTTTGGGTGGGAAATTTTGGGAGCCTGCTGACGTGGCTGCGATTGAATCGTTTTCCGACGGGGTCCATCGCGGAACTTTTGGTTGTGGGATTGATGACACTGGTGGTGGTGGCTTTAGTCATAGCGCGCAAATTTTCGCCAGTGGCCACACCGCTGAGAGGGCGGTTGCTGAATGAAATGCGTTCCATCGCGCGGACGCCCTTGCCGGACTCGAACGATCCGGCTTTGCGAAAATGGACGGTGGAGGAACGAGCGCCGGTGACGCTGTCGGCGCGAAGTTATTTCGAGCGAGCATTGACGCTCATGGGGCGAAAGCTCGGACGGCGCTGGGGGCAGTTGCAATATCGTTTGCGGGGACGGTCGTGA
- a CDS encoding NAD-dependent epimerase/dehydratase family protein produces MSSGKIVVCGGGGFIGGHLVADLLRQGHKDIRSVDLKPMKEWYQVFPNVENLVLDLGEKAACEKALEGAHTVYNLAADMGGMGFIENNKALCMLTVLINTHLCMAAKLHGVKRFFYASSACVYAADKQTNADVTALKEGDAYPAMPEDGYGWEKLFSERMCRHFREDFGLATRIARFHNVYGPYGTYDGGREKAPAAVCRKVITAKLSGKHEIEIWGDGQQTRSFMYIDDCLKGTQAILASDILEPINLGSSELVSINGLVDIVEGIAGIKLKRLYNLSAPKGVKGRNSDNTLIKKYLGWEPSVRLRDGLEKTYNWIYGEMTKK; encoded by the coding sequence ATGAGTTCTGGAAAAATTGTCGTTTGCGGTGGCGGTGGATTTATTGGCGGACATTTGGTCGCGGATTTGTTGCGCCAGGGACACAAGGACATCCGGTCGGTGGATCTCAAGCCGATGAAGGAATGGTATCAGGTTTTTCCAAACGTGGAAAATCTGGTGCTGGATCTGGGAGAAAAAGCGGCCTGCGAAAAAGCGCTGGAAGGCGCGCACACCGTTTATAATCTTGCCGCCGACATGGGTGGAATGGGCTTCATCGAAAACAATAAAGCGCTTTGCATGCTGACGGTTTTGATCAACACGCATCTTTGCATGGCGGCAAAACTTCATGGCGTGAAGCGATTTTTTTATGCGTCGTCGGCTTGCGTCTATGCGGCAGACAAGCAGACCAACGCCGACGTGACGGCGTTGAAAGAAGGCGATGCTTATCCCGCGATGCCCGAAGACGGTTACGGCTGGGAAAAACTTTTCAGCGAACGCATGTGCCGGCATTTCCGCGAAGACTTTGGTTTGGCCACGCGCATCGCGCGTTTTCATAATGTCTATGGGCCGTACGGCACTTACGATGGCGGGCGCGAGAAGGCGCCGGCGGCGGTTTGCCGCAAAGTGATCACGGCGAAATTGAGCGGCAAGCATGAGATTGAAATCTGGGGCGACGGCCAGCAGACGCGCAGCTTCATGTATATTGACGATTGCTTGAAAGGGACGCAGGCGATTTTGGCGAGCGATATTTTGGAGCCGATCAATTTGGGGAGCAGCGAATTGGTTTCGATCAATGGGCTGGTGGACATCGTGGAAGGCATCGCGGGCATCAAGCTCAAGCGTTTGTATAATTTAAGCGCGCCCAAAGGTGTGAAAGGCCGCAACAGCGACAATACGCTGATCAAAAAATACCTGGGCTGGGAGCCGAGCGTGCGTTTGCGCGACGGGCTGGAGAAAACATACAACTGGATTTACGGCGAGATGACGAAGAAGTAA
- a CDS encoding exosortase/archaeosortase family protein — MDKKDNTVAPAPSFLEELTDSWHQLPNKSLFFPLLLVWLLVFQFYGNATFGYINSASLLYWMWFTYNNPMAHGEDGHGNLIPFLVLGLFWMKRKELLVLPNRAWWPGVFMLAGAVLLHMASYVIQQPKLSIVAMFGGIYALMGMAWGPQWLRKSVFPFFLFMFSIPISSSGESITVPLRLAVSKIVQVISQNILGLDVQREGNLLFNAAHTYSYEVAAACSGLQSLLAIFALATIYAFLYLDKSWKRVLMIAMALPLAMLSNVVRLMCVIVAAELYGQKGGNYVHDNFFFSMLPYVPAIIGVMFLGRWLQGNEPQEPTDLTPRTA, encoded by the coding sequence ATGGATAAGAAAGACAATACAGTTGCGCCAGCTCCAAGCTTTTTGGAAGAATTGACGGACAGCTGGCACCAGCTTCCGAATAAGTCGCTGTTTTTCCCGCTGCTGCTGGTGTGGCTGTTGGTATTTCAGTTTTATGGCAATGCGACCTTCGGTTACATCAACTCGGCATCGCTGCTTTATTGGATGTGGTTTACTTATAATAATCCGATGGCACACGGCGAAGATGGCCACGGCAATTTGATTCCATTTCTGGTACTGGGTTTGTTCTGGATGAAACGCAAGGAACTGCTGGTGCTACCGAATCGTGCCTGGTGGCCGGGCGTATTCATGCTGGCTGGAGCGGTGTTGCTTCACATGGCATCGTATGTCATTCAGCAGCCGAAATTATCCATCGTGGCGATGTTCGGGGGCATCTATGCGTTGATGGGAATGGCATGGGGTCCACAATGGCTGCGGAAAAGTGTTTTTCCATTTTTTCTGTTCATGTTCAGCATTCCGATTTCTTCATCGGGCGAGTCAATCACGGTGCCGCTGCGGTTGGCGGTCAGCAAGATCGTGCAAGTCATCAGCCAAAACATTCTGGGATTGGACGTGCAGCGCGAGGGGAATTTATTGTTCAACGCGGCGCACACTTATAGTTACGAAGTGGCCGCCGCCTGCAGTGGACTGCAAAGTTTATTGGCGATCTTCGCGCTGGCCACCATTTACGCGTTCCTTTATTTGGACAAGTCGTGGAAGCGGGTGTTGATGATCGCGATGGCTTTGCCGCTGGCGATGTTGAGCAATGTGGTGCGCCTGATGTGCGTCATCGTGGCCGCGGAATTGTATGGCCAAAAAGGCGGGAATTACGTGCATGATAATTTCTTTTTCAGCATGCTTCCTTATGTGCCGGCCATTATCGGCGTGATGTTCCTTGGCCGCTGGCTACAAGGCAACGAACCTCAAGAGCCCACCGATTTAACTCCCAGGACCGCATGA
- a CDS encoding exosortase-associated EpsI family protein, whose amino-acid sequence MNKQARIMFGIALMMMVMASTLLKSLKGHQKLGAPGLITSVIPDSKRLKVFLPEKVLDYDSIMVPTDTNVLEGLPHDTSFAQRRFLSPDKNSMMLLNVVLMGADRTSIHKPQFCLAGSGWDIDASESHSDTVRVESPHPYDLPVMRLLSTRLTKGTGEDSKRIRGIYVYWFVADHDLTSSHVSRMWKTTTHLLRTGELERWAYVSCFSVCWPGEEEATYARMKKFIADAVPKFQLSAGPQVAAREPEQTASR is encoded by the coding sequence ATGAACAAACAAGCACGCATCATGTTCGGAATTGCGCTGATGATGATGGTCATGGCTAGCACGCTGCTGAAATCCTTGAAAGGCCATCAAAAGCTGGGAGCGCCTGGATTGATTACGTCGGTCATTCCCGATAGCAAGCGGTTGAAAGTTTTTCTCCCGGAGAAAGTGCTCGATTACGATTCCATCATGGTTCCGACGGACACCAATGTGCTCGAAGGCTTGCCCCATGACACCAGCTTTGCCCAGCGCCGATTTTTGAGCCCAGACAAGAATAGCATGATGCTGCTCAATGTGGTTTTAATGGGCGCAGACCGCACCAGCATTCACAAGCCGCAATTCTGCCTGGCCGGCAGCGGATGGGACATTGACGCCTCAGAATCACATAGCGATACCGTGCGCGTGGAGAGTCCGCATCCTTATGATTTGCCGGTGATGCGCCTGCTGAGCACGCGGCTTACCAAAGGCACGGGTGAGGACAGCAAACGGATTCGCGGCATTTACGTTTACTGGTTCGTGGCCGACCATGACCTGACCTCGAGCCATGTTTCACGCATGTGGAAAACCACCACGCATCTGCTTCGCACCGGGGAATTGGAACGCTGGGCTTATGTGAGTTGTTTCTCGGTTTGCTGGCCGGGTGAAGAAGAGGCGACTTATGCGCGCATGAAGAAATTCATTGCGGACGCAGTGCCGAAGTTTCAACTGTCGGCGGGCCCGCAAGTGGCCGCGCGCGAGCCGGAGCAAACGGCATCGCGATAA
- a CDS encoding sugar transferase: MLRRHRQIKTQIQQAIDAGLFGVGFWIAWLLRSNPDIMAYLGLNPVHSFGSYFWLYFVLIFSGPLVLEAQGFYDRPLLSPRRAMLWPLFKGCLISTVCLIIVIFFLRLELARAIAIMFGLITFCLILLKEELARVGLRSKFAQSQLQRRFILVGTPDETARMREDLTVTNEDGVVVFAELDLNQSSVDHLSDLLHEHSANGVILSARHNYFEKVESAISTCEQEGVEVWLIADIFKAQISRTSFDDFHGRPVLIFRTAPEASWQRVLKQCFDYIVTLVALVPGSILFGIIALLIKLTSPGPILFRQQRCGLNGQPFTIFKFRTMVTDAEQRQHELAAMNEMSGPVFKMTNDPRITTVGKWLRKFSFDELPQLFNVLRGEMSIVGPRPLPVDEVKRFDDLAHRRRLSVKPGLTCLWQISGRNNVSDFKDWVRLDLEYIDNWSLWLDLKIIWRTIPVIMIGTGAK, translated from the coding sequence ATGCTGCGGCGCCATCGCCAGATAAAAACGCAAATCCAACAGGCCATTGATGCCGGCTTGTTTGGCGTCGGCTTCTGGATCGCATGGCTGTTGCGATCCAACCCGGACATCATGGCGTACCTGGGGCTCAACCCGGTCCATAGTTTCGGTTCGTACTTCTGGCTTTATTTCGTATTGATTTTCTCGGGCCCGCTGGTGCTGGAAGCGCAGGGATTTTACGACCGGCCGTTGCTCTCACCGCGGCGTGCGATGCTTTGGCCGTTGTTCAAAGGCTGTCTGATTTCCACCGTCTGTCTCATCATCGTGATCTTTTTCCTGCGCCTGGAACTGGCGCGCGCCATCGCGATCATGTTCGGCTTGATCACCTTCTGCCTGATCCTGTTGAAGGAAGAACTGGCGCGGGTGGGGCTGCGAAGCAAGTTTGCGCAATCCCAGTTGCAACGGCGGTTCATCCTGGTCGGCACGCCGGACGAGACGGCCCGGATGCGCGAAGATTTGACGGTTACGAATGAGGATGGCGTGGTGGTCTTCGCGGAATTGGACCTCAATCAAAGTTCGGTGGACCATCTGAGCGATTTGCTGCATGAACATTCGGCCAACGGTGTCATTCTGAGCGCGCGGCATAATTATTTCGAAAAAGTAGAGAGCGCCATCAGCACGTGCGAACAGGAAGGCGTGGAAGTGTGGCTGATTGCTGACATCTTCAAGGCCCAGATTTCGCGCACGAGCTTCGATGATTTTCACGGGCGTCCGGTGTTGATTTTTCGCACGGCGCCGGAAGCCTCGTGGCAGCGGGTTCTCAAGCAGTGCTTCGATTATATCGTGACCCTGGTCGCGCTGGTTCCTGGCTCGATTCTTTTTGGCATCATCGCCTTGTTGATCAAACTCACTTCGCCCGGGCCGATTCTTTTTCGCCAGCAGCGGTGCGGGTTGAATGGCCAGCCGTTCACCATTTTTAAATTCCGCACGATGGTGACCGATGCCGAGCAGCGCCAGCATGAATTGGCCGCGATGAATGAGATGTCCGGCCCGGTCTTCAAGATGACCAACGACCCGCGCATCACCACGGTCGGCAAATGGCTGCGCAAATTCAGCTTTGATGAATTGCCGCAGCTCTTCAACGTGCTCCGAGGCGAGATGAGCATCGTGGGGCCGCGGCCACTGCCGGTGGATGAGGTCAAGCGTTTCGACGATCTGGCGCATCGCCGCCGCCTGAGCGTGAAGCCCGGCCTTACCTGCCTGTGGCAAATCAGCGGGCGCAATAACGTCTCCGATTTCAAAGACTGGGTGCGGCTCGATTTGGAATATATTGATAATTGGTCGTTATGGCTGGACTTGAAAATTATTTGGCGTACTATTCCCGTGATCATGATTGGAACGGGCGCGAAATAA